The following are encoded in a window of Catharus ustulatus isolate bCatUst1 chromosome Z unlocalized genomic scaffold, bCatUst1.pri.v2 scaffold_29_arrow_ctg1, whole genome shotgun sequence genomic DNA:
- the LOC117011245 gene encoding post-GPI attachment to proteins factor 4-like: MLHRAWQFCGKWCRWSSPFIHLLTLTVVTFGVLAPLVCHRLLHSYFYLRRWHLNPMSQEFLEQNQQEGQDALHYFEKMQMPNTSDASGSDSFQPLLLITIITVQRRNDFHYVLQVASHFHRLLQKCGTHCQRHRMLLCNVESDPSSHQDVRLLSSLFPVVSRDRTAENPDPSLNQFEKEKQDYVFCLEQSLLVYSPEFILLVEDDAVPEEEIFSVLQHLISARFSKPYLRDALYFKMYHPERLQHYFNPEPMRILEWLGLGMFLGPVLAGTYCRAVGRAGPSWSLVAFFALYSMALAELVGRHYGLELRRLHPALYNVVPASECCTPAMLFPAASARRASGYLRGLRCRQGFAKDTALYSLLRAKGENAFVLEPNLVRHVGMYSSLRLKSNPKLL; the protein is encoded by the coding sequence ATGTTACACCGAGCCTGGCAGTTCTGTGGGAAGTGGTGCCGTTGGTCCAGCCCTTTCATCCATCTCCTCACCCTGACTGTGGTGACTTTTGGTGTGCTGGCACCTTTGGTCTGCCACCGGCTCCTGCACTCTTACTTCTACCTGCGGCGCTGGCACCTAAACCCCATGAGCCAAGAGTTCCTGGAGCAGAACCAGCAGGAGGGCCAGGATGCCCTCCATTACTTTGAGAAGATGCAGATGCCAAACACCTCCGATGCCTCTGGCAGTGACTCCTTCCAGCCCTTGCTGCTGATCACCATTATCACTGTGCAGAGGCGGAATGATTTCCACTACGTTTTGCAAGTGGCCTCCCACTTCCACCGCCTCCTCCAGAAGTGTGGGACGCATTGCCAGAGGCACCGCATGCTCCTCTGTAACGTGGAGTCAGACCCCAGCAGCCATCAGGACGtcaggctgctgagcagcctcTTTCCTGTGGTCAGTCGTGACAGAACTGCAGAGAATCCTGACCCCAGCCTGAACCAGTTCGAGAAGGAGAAACAGGACTATGTCTTCTGCCTCGAGCAGTCACTGCTGGTGTACAGCCCAGAGTTCATCCTCCTCGTGGAAGATGATGCCGTGCCAGAGGAGGAGATATTTTCTGTCTTGCAGCACCTGATCTCAGCACGGTTCTCCAAGCCCTACCTCAGAGACGCTCTCTACTTCAAGATGTACCATCCCGAGAGGCTCCAGCACTACTTCAACCCCGAGCCCATGAGGATCCTGGAGTGGCTGGGCCTGGGCATGTTCCTGGGGCCGGTGCTGGCTGGCACGTACTGCCGGGCCGTGGGGCGGGCGGGCCCCAGCTGGTCCCTTGTGGCATTCTTCGCCCTGTACAGCAtggccctggcagagctggtggggcGGCACTACGGGCTGGAGCTGCGCCGCCTGCACCCTGCACTCTACAATGTTGTGCCGGCCAGCGAGTGCTGCACCcctgccatgctgttccccGCCGCCTCTGCCCGCCGGGCCTCGGGATACCTGCGAGGGCTGCGCTGCCGCCAGGGCTTTGCCAAGGACACCGCTCTCTACTCGCTGCTGCGCGCCAAGGGCGAGAACGCCTTCGTGCTGGAGCCCAACCTCGTGCGGCACGTGGGCATGTACTCCAGCCTCCGACTGAAGAGCAACCCGAaactgctgtga